One Rhizobiales bacterium GAS188 DNA window includes the following coding sequences:
- a CDS encoding Fe-S cluster assembly protein SufD produces the protein MTSLTPVRTKAETALMAQFEALRADLPSAGAAFAARDEAIAAFAAGGLPHRRVEAYHYTDLRNLLREAAPLAGKPKAKAGLEAGRLLGDLEAHEVLIVNGRLQKKQGARPLPAGVSLAIGADTTPAILDRADAVVALNTALTRESVTLKVEDGVEVAQPLHVIFVQDAGAPQAVYARLRLELGKGASVTLVETHEGPARIATQSNIGVEIAVADGARLAHVRVAAEGEAAFSLSSLGLSLGREASALSLNMALGSAVARHQILARFVGEEARLTLAGVSMLDGARHSDVTLVVDHAVPGGQSRELFKTVVEDRAAGVFQGKIIVRPHAQKTDGKMMSAALLLSEEASMSNKPELEIFADDVQCGHGATCGALDDNLLFYLMARGIPRRDAQALLIRSFLGEAVDEVTHEKLREGLGGLVDQWLLERGKGDSQQ, from the coding sequence ATGACCTCCCTGACCCCCGTCCGGACCAAGGCCGAGACAGCGCTGATGGCGCAGTTCGAGGCATTGCGGGCCGATCTGCCGAGTGCGGGCGCAGCGTTTGCCGCCCGAGACGAGGCCATCGCGGCTTTCGCGGCCGGCGGCCTGCCGCATCGGCGCGTCGAGGCCTATCATTATACGGATCTGCGCAATCTCCTGCGCGAAGCCGCCCCGCTTGCCGGCAAGCCGAAGGCCAAGGCCGGGCTCGAAGCGGGCCGGCTCCTCGGCGATCTTGAGGCGCATGAGGTCCTCATCGTCAACGGCCGCTTGCAGAAGAAGCAAGGCGCGAGGCCGCTGCCGGCAGGCGTTTCGCTCGCAATCGGCGCCGATACAACGCCGGCGATTCTCGATCGCGCCGATGCGGTCGTTGCGCTCAACACGGCGCTGACGCGGGAGAGCGTGACGCTCAAGGTCGAGGACGGCGTCGAGGTGGCGCAGCCGCTGCACGTCATATTCGTCCAGGATGCGGGCGCGCCGCAGGCGGTGTACGCAAGGCTGCGCCTCGAGCTCGGCAAGGGCGCCTCGGTGACACTGGTCGAGACGCATGAGGGCCCGGCTCGGATCGCGACGCAATCGAATATCGGGGTCGAGATCGCGGTCGCCGACGGCGCGCGCCTCGCCCATGTGCGGGTCGCTGCCGAAGGCGAGGCGGCTTTCTCCCTGTCGAGCCTTGGCCTGTCGCTCGGGCGGGAAGCCTCGGCGCTCAGCCTCAATATGGCGCTGGGAAGCGCGGTCGCGCGCCACCAGATCCTCGCCCGTTTCGTGGGAGAAGAGGCAAGGCTCACTTTGGCGGGCGTCTCGATGCTGGACGGAGCCCGCCATTCCGATGTGACGCTCGTCGTCGACCACGCGGTTCCTGGAGGCCAGAGCCGCGAATTGTTCAAGACCGTGGTCGAGGATCGGGCGGCCGGCGTCTTCCAGGGCAAGATCATCGTGCGCCCGCATGCCCAGAAGACCGACGGCAAGATGATGTCGGCGGCCCTCCTCCTTTCGGAAGAGGCCTCGATGAGCAACAAGCCGGAGCTCGAGATTTTCGCCGACGACGTCCAATGCGGGCATGGCGCGACCTGCGGAGCGCTCGACGACAACCTGCTGTTCTACCTGATGGCGCGCGGCATCCCGCGTCGCGACGCTCAGGCCCTGTTGATCCGCTCCTTCCTCGGCGAGGCGGTCGACGAAGTGACGCATGAGAAGCTGCGCGAGGGGCTCGGCGGGCTCGTCGATCAATGGCTGCTCGAGAGGGGCAAGGGGGATAGCCAGCAATGA
- a CDS encoding cysteine desulfurase: MTVHVASAPYDLNRVRSDFPILSQKVYGHPLVYLDNGASAQKPRQVMDAMRELMETGYSNVHRGLHYMANASTEAFEAAREKTRAFINAESTDEIIFTRSVTGAINLVASSYGGTEIKPGDEIVLSIMEHHSNIVPWHYHRERNGAVIKWAGVDDDGVFDLDGFAKLLTPRTKMVAITHMSNVLGTVTPLKEIVALAHARGIPVLADGAQAVVHLPVDVRDLDIDFYGFTGHKLYGPTGIGVLYAKRKWLDRMRPYEGGGEMIAEVTTDTITYNDPPHKFEAGTPPIVQAVGLGAAIDYVTALGKDKIRAHEEALRDHAHHVLSRMNSIRIIGNAPGKGAIVSFEMKGAHAHDVATVIDRAGVAVRAGTHCAMPLLTRFGTTSTCRASFGLYNTHEEVDMLAQALRKAETLFA, translated from the coding sequence ATGACCGTGCATGTCGCCTCGGCGCCCTATGACCTCAACCGCGTGCGCTCGGATTTCCCGATCCTGTCGCAGAAGGTCTATGGCCATCCGCTCGTCTATCTCGACAACGGGGCCTCGGCGCAGAAGCCGCGCCAGGTGATGGATGCGATGCGCGAGCTGATGGAGACGGGCTACTCCAATGTGCATCGCGGGCTGCATTACATGGCCAATGCCTCGACCGAGGCCTTCGAGGCGGCGCGCGAGAAGACGCGCGCCTTCATCAATGCGGAATCGACGGACGAGATCATCTTCACCCGCTCGGTGACCGGGGCCATCAACCTCGTGGCCTCGAGCTATGGGGGCACCGAGATCAAGCCCGGCGACGAGATCGTGCTGTCGATCATGGAGCATCACTCCAATATCGTCCCCTGGCATTACCATCGCGAGCGCAACGGCGCCGTGATCAAATGGGCCGGCGTCGACGATGACGGCGTCTTCGATCTCGACGGCTTCGCCAAGCTGCTGACGCCGCGCACCAAGATGGTCGCCATCACGCATATGTCGAATGTGCTCGGCACCGTGACGCCGCTGAAGGAGATCGTGGCGCTCGCCCATGCGCGGGGCATTCCGGTGCTTGCCGACGGTGCCCAGGCCGTCGTGCATCTGCCGGTCGATGTGCGCGATCTCGACATCGATTTCTATGGGTTCACCGGCCACAAGCTCTACGGGCCGACGGGCATCGGCGTGCTCTACGCCAAGCGCAAATGGCTCGACCGCATGCGCCCCTATGAGGGCGGCGGCGAGATGATCGCCGAGGTCACGACCGACACCATCACCTATAACGATCCGCCGCATAAATTCGAGGCGGGAACGCCCCCGATCGTGCAGGCGGTCGGGCTCGGAGCCGCCATCGACTATGTGACCGCGCTCGGCAAGGACAAGATCCGCGCCCATGAGGAGGCGTTGCGCGACCACGCCCATCATGTGTTGTCGCGCATGAACTCGATCCGCATCATCGGCAATGCGCCGGGGAAGGGCGCCATCGTCTCCTTCGAGATGAAGGGGGCGCATGCCCATGACGTGGCGACGGTGATCGACCGCGCCGGGGTCGCGGTGCGCGCCGGGACCCATTGCGCCATGCCGCTCTTGACCCGATTCGGCACCACCTCGACCTGCCGTGCGTCCTTCGGCCTCTATAACACGCATGAGGAAGTCGATATGCTGGCGCAGGCCTTGCGCAAGGCCGAAACCCTTTTTGCTTGA
- a CDS encoding FeS assembly SUF system protein — protein sequence MDAPLTTQESLAGVAETPNRPQISAEAALPAGEVERMTDEIIAALKTVYDPEIPADIYELGLIYRVDIADDRTVAIDMTLTAPACPVAGEMPKWVQDAVEAVPGVQSATVNMVFDPPWDQSRMSDEARMALDMW from the coding sequence GTGGACGCACCGCTCACGACCCAAGAATCGCTCGCTGGCGTCGCCGAGACGCCGAACCGGCCGCAGATTTCGGCCGAGGCGGCGCTGCCGGCCGGCGAGGTCGAGCGGATGACCGACGAGATCATCGCGGCCTTGAAGACCGTCTACGATCCCGAGATTCCGGCCGATATCTACGAGCTCGGGCTGATCTACCGCGTCGACATCGCCGACGACCGCACGGTGGCCATCGACATGACCTTGACGGCGCCGGCCTGTCCGGTCGCAGGCGAGATGCCGAAATGGGTGCAGGACGCGGTCGAGGCCGTGCCCGGCGTGCAGTCGGCAACGGTCAACATGGTGTTCGATCCGCCTTGGGATCAAAGCCGCATGTCGGACGAAGCCCGCATGGCGCTCGATATGTGGTAG
- a CDS encoding iron-sulfur cluster assembly protein, with the protein MGVQLRRFQVVTLTEAAAERVRDIVARSDKPIVGVRVGVRNGGCAGMAYTVDVADAAKPGDDIVEDKGATVIVDPKAVLFLLGTRMDYRTDKFASQFVFENPNQTSACGCGESVAIEPAKPEALTA; encoded by the coding sequence ATGGGAGTGCAGTTGCGCCGCTTTCAGGTCGTGACGCTGACCGAGGCCGCCGCCGAACGTGTGCGCGACATCGTCGCCCGCTCGGACAAGCCGATCGTCGGCGTGCGCGTCGGCGTGCGGAATGGCGGCTGCGCGGGCATGGCCTACACGGTCGATGTCGCAGATGCCGCCAAACCCGGCGACGACATCGTGGAGGATAAGGGCGCTACGGTCATCGTCGACCCGAAGGCGGTGCTGTTCCTGCTCGGCACGCGCATGGATTACCGCACCGACAAATTCGCATCGCAATTCGTCTTCGAGAACCCGAACCAGACTTCGGCCTGCGGCTGTGGTGAATCGGTCGCGATCGAACCAGCCAAGCCCGAGGCTCTCACGGCCTGA
- a CDS encoding DNA transformation protein encodes MDSRAIADIFAAFGSVRLKRMFGGHGVYADDLCFALEISGEIFLKADAETQDLFAAAGSQPFTYERAGKTASLGYWRLPDDAFDDDDELKRWSNLALAAARRAASRKAPRAAKAPRAVKPSVAKPKVAKPKVAKPSIAKRLGAAPKAGRARPKPP; translated from the coding sequence ATGGATTCTCGAGCGATCGCCGACATATTCGCGGCCTTTGGAAGCGTGCGCCTCAAGCGGATGTTCGGAGGCCACGGCGTCTACGCGGATGATCTGTGCTTCGCGCTCGAGATTTCCGGCGAGATTTTTCTGAAAGCCGACGCCGAAACGCAAGACCTGTTCGCGGCGGCCGGCTCGCAGCCATTCACCTATGAGCGGGCCGGCAAGACGGCGAGCCTCGGCTATTGGCGTCTTCCCGACGATGCCTTCGACGATGACGACGAGCTGAAGCGCTGGAGCAATCTCGCGCTCGCAGCGGCGCGCCGCGCGGCTTCCCGCAAGGCTCCGCGTGCTGCCAAGGCTCCGCGTGCCGTCAAGCCAAGTGTCGCCAAGCCAAAAGTCGCCAAGCCAAAAGTCGCCAAGCCAAGTATCGCTAAGCGGCTTGGCGCTGCGCCAAAGGCAGGCCGAGCGCGCCCCAAACCTCCTTGA
- a CDS encoding 5-aminolevulinate synthase: protein MGAPASFDYGRALGAHLDRIKSEGRYRLFTELAREAAQPPFAIRETADGPRRITVWCSNDYLGMSRHPKVVEAACEAARAMGVGAGGTRNIAGNHAPIVALERELADLHAKQASLVFTSGYVSNQTGIATIARALQDCLILSDAANHNSMIEGVRQSGREKAIFRHNDLDHLRALLIEAGASRPKLIVFESLYSMDGDIAPIHAICDLAERYGAMTYIDEVHAVGLYGERGGGIAERDAALHRIDVIEGTLAKAFGCHGGYIAADATIVDLVRSMAPGFIFTTALPPPIVAAATASIRHLKASAAEREAQALAVARLKAGLGAAGIPMLASPSHIVPVMVGDPVLCKAASDRLIDRHDIYVQPINYPTVPRGGERLRVTPGPFHTPELIAAFVEALKEVWGALGLPLAQRQAA, encoded by the coding sequence ATGGGGGCTCCAGCATCATTCGACTATGGCAGGGCGCTCGGCGCTCATCTCGACCGTATCAAGTCGGAAGGCCGCTATCGCCTCTTCACCGAGCTGGCGCGCGAGGCCGCGCAACCTCCGTTCGCCATTCGCGAGACCGCGGACGGGCCGCGCCGCATCACCGTCTGGTGCTCGAACGACTATCTCGGCATGAGCCGCCACCCGAAGGTCGTCGAGGCGGCCTGCGAGGCGGCACGCGCCATGGGTGTCGGCGCCGGCGGCACGCGTAACATCGCCGGCAACCATGCACCCATCGTGGCGCTCGAGCGCGAGCTCGCCGATCTGCACGCCAAGCAAGCCTCGCTGGTCTTCACCTCGGGCTACGTCTCCAATCAGACGGGCATCGCCACCATTGCGCGCGCCCTTCAGGACTGCCTCATCCTGTCCGATGCCGCCAACCACAATTCGATGATCGAAGGCGTTCGTCAGTCGGGCCGCGAAAAAGCGATCTTCCGCCATAACGACCTCGACCATCTGCGCGCGCTGCTGATCGAGGCCGGGGCCAGCCGGCCGAAGCTCATCGTCTTCGAAAGCCTCTATTCCATGGACGGCGACATCGCGCCGATCCACGCGATCTGCGATCTCGCCGAGCGCTACGGCGCAATGACCTATATCGACGAGGTGCATGCGGTTGGGCTCTATGGCGAGCGCGGCGGCGGCATCGCCGAGCGCGACGCGGCGCTGCACCGTATCGACGTGATCGAGGGCACGTTGGCCAAGGCCTTCGGCTGTCATGGCGGCTATATCGCGGCGGATGCCACCATCGTCGATCTCGTGCGCTCGATGGCGCCGGGCTTCATCTTCACCACCGCCCTGCCCCCGCCGATCGTCGCCGCGGCGACAGCCTCCATCCGCCATCTGAAGGCCTCGGCGGCCGAGCGCGAGGCGCAAGCACTGGCGGTGGCTCGACTCAAGGCAGGGCTCGGCGCCGCCGGAATCCCGATGCTCGCCAGCCCCTCCCACATCGTTCCGGTGATGGTCGGCGACCCCGTGCTCTGCAAGGCCGCAAGCGACCGGCTCATTGATCGCCACGACATCTATGTCCAGCCGATCAATTACCCGACCGTGCCGCGCGGCGGCGAGCGGCTGCGCGTCACGCCCGGGCCGTTCCATACGCCCGAGCTGATCGCGGCCTTCGTCGAGGCGCTCAAGGAGGTTTGGGGCGCGCTCGGCCTGCCTTTGGCGCAGCGCCAAGCCGCTTAG
- a CDS encoding Superfamily II DNA and RNA helicase, whose amino-acid sequence MTFDDLGLSDAVRGAVSQAGYATPTPIQAQAIPHILQRRDVLGIAQTGTGKTAAFTLPMLTMLETGRARARMPRTLIVEPTRELAAQVEEAFIKYGVNHKLSVALLIGGVSFGDQDIKISRGADVLIATPGRLLDHVERGRLLLSGVELLVIDEADRMLDMGFIPDIERICKLVPFTRQTLFFTATMPPEIQRLTGAFLHNPIQIEVARPASTAATITQTLVATSAHSFEKRETLRRLMLAPNLKNAIIFCNRKRSVVELHRSLLRHEFSVAALHGDMDQPSRMRALDGFRQGLTKFLVASDVAARGLDIPAVSHIFNFDVPHHSEDYVHRIGRTGRAGLEGTAITLVTPEDKKSLDAIEKLIGQPIAWAEAPVAHGDASDVMSHGPAPRKPRPERSRAGAARRAAPVAPAAPAKPERHVAERHVAERHVAERHVSERHLASAPAKPERHAAPEHVPALRPAHAVHAKARRTPHEEPAVLGLGDHVPSFLLRSVRSGA is encoded by the coding sequence ATGACATTTGACGATCTTGGACTCTCCGACGCCGTACGCGGCGCGGTCTCGCAGGCCGGCTACGCCACTCCCACCCCGATCCAAGCCCAAGCCATCCCCCACATCCTTCAAAGGCGCGATGTCCTCGGCATCGCCCAGACCGGCACCGGCAAAACGGCGGCCTTCACGCTGCCGATGCTGACCATGCTGGAGACCGGCAGGGCCCGGGCCCGAATGCCGCGCACCCTCATCGTCGAGCCGACGCGCGAGCTCGCGGCGCAGGTCGAGGAAGCCTTCATCAAATACGGCGTCAACCACAAGCTATCGGTGGCGCTCCTGATCGGCGGTGTGTCCTTCGGCGACCAGGACATCAAGATCTCGCGCGGCGCCGATGTGCTGATCGCGACGCCGGGCCGGCTCCTCGATCATGTGGAGCGCGGAAGATTGCTCCTCTCGGGCGTCGAGCTGCTCGTCATCGACGAGGCCGACCGCATGCTCGATATGGGCTTCATCCCGGACATCGAGCGCATCTGCAAGCTCGTGCCATTCACCCGCCAGACGCTGTTCTTCACCGCCACCATGCCGCCCGAGATCCAGCGGCTGACCGGGGCGTTCCTCCACAATCCGATCCAGATCGAAGTGGCGCGGCCGGCTTCGACGGCGGCGACCATCACGCAGACCCTGGTCGCGACCAGCGCGCATAGCTTCGAGAAGCGCGAGACCCTGCGCCGCCTGATGTTGGCCCCCAACTTGAAGAACGCCATCATCTTCTGCAATCGCAAGCGCTCGGTCGTCGAGCTGCATCGGTCCTTGCTGCGTCATGAATTTTCGGTCGCGGCTTTGCATGGCGATATGGACCAGCCCTCGCGCATGCGCGCCCTCGACGGCTTCCGTCAGGGCCTTACGAAATTCCTGGTGGCGAGCGATGTCGCGGCGCGCGGCCTCGATATCCCGGCCGTGAGCCATATCTTCAATTTCGACGTGCCGCATCATTCCGAGGATTATGTCCACCGCATCGGCCGCACCGGCCGCGCCGGGCTCGAAGGCACCGCCATCACGCTGGTCACGCCGGAGGACAAAAAGTCCCTCGACGCCATCGAGAAGCTGATCGGCCAGCCGATCGCATGGGCGGAAGCGCCGGTCGCACATGGTGATGCATCCGACGTGATGTCGCACGGCCCTGCGCCGCGCAAGCCGCGGCCCGAACGTTCGCGCGCCGGCGCTGCTCGCCGCGCGGCACCGGTTGCCCCGGCAGCGCCTGCCAAGCCTGAACGTCACGTTGCCGAGCGACACGTTGCCGAGCGACACGTTGCCGAGCGACACGTTTCCGAACGACATTTGGCCTCTGCGCCAGCCAAGCCTGAGCGGCATGCCGCCCCCGAACATGTCCCGGCCCTGAGGCCGGCTCACGCGGTGCATGCGAAAGCGCGCCGCACCCCCCATGAGGAACCAGCCGTGCTCGGCCTCGGCGATCATGTGCCGAGCTTCCTCTTGCGCTCGGTGAGATCGGGCGCCTGA
- a CDS encoding 2-hydroxychromene-2-carboxylate isomerase, with protein sequence MNGIWYFDVVSPFAYLALREVEDLSARVPIVFKPVLLGALLNHWGQLGPAEIAPKRVHTYRTALWTARREGIQFRFPPAHPFNPLQLLRLLTALDGRPGAVRQVFDLIWRDGRDPHAPETLQLLRERLAITDLDRLIETSDAKTRLRRETDAAIAAGIFGVPTLRLGDQSFWGADAMPMAKAYLADPLLFADEETRRLDALPKGVERPR encoded by the coding sequence ATGAACGGGATCTGGTATTTCGATGTGGTTTCGCCCTTCGCCTATTTGGCGCTGCGCGAAGTCGAGGACCTGTCGGCGCGCGTCCCCATCGTCTTCAAGCCCGTGCTCTTGGGAGCGCTGCTTAACCATTGGGGGCAATTGGGCCCGGCCGAGATCGCGCCGAAGCGGGTCCACACCTATCGGACAGCTCTGTGGACGGCGCGCCGGGAGGGCATACAATTCCGATTCCCACCCGCTCATCCCTTCAATCCCTTGCAGCTCTTGCGCCTGCTCACCGCGCTCGACGGGCGTCCCGGCGCGGTGCGCCAGGTCTTCGACCTGATCTGGCGCGATGGGCGCGACCCGCATGCGCCCGAAACCCTGCAGCTGCTGCGCGAGCGGCTGGCCATCACCGATCTCGATCGGCTGATCGAGACGAGCGATGCCAAGACGAGGCTCAGGCGCGAGACCGATGCGGCGATCGCGGCCGGCATCTTCGGCGTTCCGACCCTCAGGCTCGGCGACCAGTCTTTCTGGGGGGCGGATGCCATGCCGATGGCAAAGGCCTATCTCGCAGACCCGCTTCTGTTCGCCGATGAGGAGACGCGCCGGCTCGATGCTTTGCCCAAGGGTGTCGAGCGGCCGCGCTAG
- a CDS encoding glyoxalase family protein, with product MQLTGIHHLTAVTADAAGNHAFYTQVLGMRLVKKTVNQDDVSAYHLFYADKNATPGSDLTFFDWPVGRERRGTQAVTRTALRVAGEKSLAWWAERLKASKVSQAPIGEHDGRLTLAFEDAEGQRLALIDDGGQGEAHPWERSAVPAEHQIRGLGPITMSVPDLRPTDTILTQVMAMRQVRDYQLAGGATIHVYEMGKGGPAAELHVAVEPDLPAARQGAGSVHHVAFRTPNEQEYQGWIDRLSEMRIPSSGPVDRFYFRSLYFREPNGVLFEIATDGPGFTADEPLGALGEHLALPPFLEGRRTQIEAGLKPLS from the coding sequence ATGCAGCTCACAGGCATTCACCATCTCACCGCCGTCACGGCGGATGCTGCGGGCAATCACGCCTTCTACACGCAGGTGCTCGGCATGCGGCTCGTCAAGAAGACGGTCAATCAGGACGATGTCAGCGCCTATCATCTCTTCTACGCGGACAAGAATGCGACGCCGGGCTCCGACCTGACCTTCTTCGACTGGCCGGTCGGACGGGAACGTCGCGGCACGCAGGCCGTCACCCGCACCGCGCTCAGGGTCGCGGGCGAAAAGAGCCTTGCCTGGTGGGCCGAGCGGCTGAAGGCCAGCAAGGTGTCGCAGGCGCCGATCGGCGAGCATGACGGGCGTTTGACGCTCGCATTCGAGGATGCCGAAGGGCAAAGACTCGCTCTGATCGACGATGGCGGGCAAGGAGAGGCCCATCCCTGGGAGCGCAGCGCAGTTCCGGCAGAGCATCAGATCCGCGGGCTTGGCCCGATCACCATGAGCGTGCCGGATCTGCGGCCGACCGACACCATCCTGACCCAAGTGATGGCGATGCGGCAGGTGCGCGATTACCAGTTGGCGGGCGGGGCCACGATCCATGTCTACGAAATGGGAAAGGGCGGCCCCGCCGCCGAGCTGCATGTGGCGGTCGAGCCCGATTTGCCAGCCGCGCGACAAGGCGCCGGCAGCGTGCATCACGTCGCCTTCCGCACGCCGAATGAGCAGGAATATCAGGGCTGGATCGACAGGCTGAGCGAGATGCGCATCCCCTCGAGTGGCCCCGTCGACCGCTTCTATTTCCGCAGCCTGTATTTCCGCGAGCCGAACGGCGTGTTGTTCGAGATCGCGACCGATGGGCCGGGCTTCACCGCCGACGAACCGCTCGGGGCGCTGGGTGAACATCTCGCTCTGCCGCCTTTCCTCGAAGGGCGTCGCACCCAGATCGAAGCCGGCCTCAAGCCGCTCAGCTGA
- a CDS encoding putative glutathione S-transferase, with protein MGLLIDGAWHDQGYDTRATRGRFVRRDSGFRNFITPDGAPGASGRGGFAAEPGRYHLYVSLACPWAHRTLIFRALKGLETAIGVSVVNWLMAEDGWTFEEGPGVIPDVVNGVRYLHQLYSRADPAYSGRVTVPVLWDKASGMIVNNESSEIIRMLNQAFDGVGAEPGDYYPQDLRPQIDALNARIYDTVNNGVYKSGFAATQDAYEEAVAPLFETLDWLELHLATNRYLCGDRITEADWRLFTTLIRFDCVYHGHFKCNVRRIIDYPNLWGYTRELYQWPKVAPTVDFRHIKNHYYQSHLSINPTGVVPIGPAIDFSVPHGRGG; from the coding sequence TTGGGACTATTGATCGACGGAGCCTGGCACGACCAGGGCTATGATACGCGCGCAACCCGCGGCCGCTTCGTGCGGCGCGACAGCGGTTTTCGCAATTTCATCACGCCGGACGGTGCGCCGGGAGCGAGCGGGAGAGGCGGTTTCGCGGCGGAGCCCGGGCGCTACCATCTCTATGTCTCGCTCGCCTGCCCCTGGGCGCATCGGACGCTGATCTTCCGGGCCCTGAAAGGCCTCGAGACCGCGATCGGCGTGTCGGTGGTCAATTGGCTGATGGCGGAAGATGGCTGGACCTTCGAGGAAGGGCCAGGCGTCATCCCCGACGTGGTCAATGGGGTGCGCTATCTGCATCAGCTCTACAGCCGCGCCGACCCCGCTTATTCGGGGCGGGTGACGGTGCCGGTGCTGTGGGACAAGGCGAGCGGCATGATCGTCAACAACGAATCCTCCGAGATCATCCGCATGCTGAACCAGGCCTTCGACGGCGTGGGCGCTGAGCCGGGCGATTATTACCCGCAGGATCTGCGTCCGCAGATCGACGCGCTCAATGCGCGCATCTACGACACCGTCAACAACGGCGTCTATAAATCGGGTTTCGCGGCGACCCAAGACGCCTATGAGGAGGCCGTCGCGCCGCTCTTCGAGACGCTCGACTGGCTCGAACTTCATCTCGCGACCAACCGCTATCTGTGCGGCGATCGCATCACCGAGGCCGATTGGCGATTATTCACGACGCTGATCCGCTTCGATTGCGTCTATCACGGGCATTTCAAATGCAATGTGCGGCGCATCATCGATTACCCCAATCTCTGGGGCTATACGCGCGAGCTCTATCAATGGCCGAAGGTCGCCCCGACGGTCGATTTCCGCCACATCAAGAACCATTATTACCAGAGCCATCTCAGCATCAATCCGACCGGCGTCGTGCCGATCGGCCCGGCGATCGACTTCAGCGTTCCGCATGGTCGAGGAGGCTGA
- a CDS encoding 7-cyano-7-deazaguanine reductase, with the protein MTTTPHLQLGQHVPVPASPEEARLERVPNPHAGTNYLARFTCPEFTSLCPVTGQPDFGILVIDYVPNDWLVESKSLKLYLASFRNHGAFHEDCTLGIGKTIVALIAPHYLRIGGYWYPRGGIPIDVFWQTGEPPQGLWLPDQGVPPYRGRG; encoded by the coding sequence ATGACAACGACCCCGCATCTGCAGCTCGGCCAGCATGTGCCCGTGCCTGCTTCGCCCGAGGAGGCGAGGCTCGAGCGCGTGCCCAACCCGCATGCCGGCACGAATTATCTCGCGCGCTTCACCTGCCCGGAATTCACCTCGCTATGCCCGGTCACCGGCCAGCCTGATTTCGGCATCCTCGTCATCGACTATGTGCCGAATGACTGGCTCGTCGAATCGAAGTCGCTCAAGCTCTATCTCGCGAGCTTCCGCAATCACGGCGCCTTCCACGAGGATTGCACGCTGGGGATCGGCAAGACCATCGTGGCGCTCATCGCGCCGCATTATCTGCGCATCGGCGGCTATTGGTATCCGCGCGGCGGCATCCCGATCGACGTGTTCTGGCAGACCGGCGAGCCGCCGCAAGGGCTGTGGCTCCCCGACCAGGGCGTGCCGCCTTATCGCGGACGCGGATAG